In uncultured Fibrobacter sp., the following proteins share a genomic window:
- a CDS encoding ATP-dependent endonuclease encodes MTPQALRLSEITISNLRSIQRQTFPLSSFTALIGYNNAGKTNILMGIRWLLSKFSLDISYFDDPNDPVEVIGVFDGITEQVLNRLGEEYAAEVRPFLQNTPQGPGRLRVKKVQRIPNENPEALELFVFVPSNHRKGDKREWVRPSEAFKFAYHRMFPESIAIWDFEGNQAFTKLLHEIFKPLERRFGNEINTLLNKFSDLLSPDSETRAAEINTFDREVNEKLSPLFPSVKVEFDIPMPTLETFLKSASLKVIDEDDGFERDISRMGEGSKRAIQMALVRYLADVKKHHHNHYLSRTLLLIDSPELYLHPQAVELVRVALKNLSNEGYQVVFATHSAQMVTSEDVSTSLLIRKNKERGTFMRKRMEDAVHQVVQDAPSQLQMLFSLSNSNELLFADYVLLTEGKTEWRVLPALFERITGQSFALIKCALVRQGGVSNTRKSMQVLDAMDMPVRAIVDLDYAFTTATRDGFLEPNDPDIKYCRDLFRELAFHNHLRLVNGLPVNKHSNISASTAYAMMAEMEEAQHPIRSIHAKLRNQGIWVWTRGAIEEHLGLEAKNEQAWSKFIERSKSPDFIKTLPDYAGIEELCRWIIEGSHGN; translated from the coding sequence ATGACACCACAAGCACTGAGATTATCCGAGATAACTATTTCGAACCTGCGTTCTATTCAGAGGCAGACGTTTCCGCTCAGTAGCTTTACCGCACTCATTGGCTACAATAATGCCGGCAAAACGAACATTTTGATGGGCATTCGCTGGCTTTTGTCCAAATTTTCGCTAGACATTTCGTATTTTGACGACCCCAACGACCCCGTAGAAGTCATCGGCGTCTTTGACGGCATTACGGAACAAGTCCTTAACCGTTTGGGCGAAGAATACGCCGCCGAAGTGCGACCGTTTTTGCAGAACACGCCGCAAGGCCCTGGCCGCCTGCGCGTCAAAAAAGTACAGCGCATACCCAACGAAAATCCGGAAGCTCTTGAACTTTTCGTATTCGTGCCAAGCAATCACCGCAAGGGCGACAAGCGCGAATGGGTGCGTCCCAGCGAAGCATTCAAGTTCGCGTACCACCGCATGTTCCCCGAATCGATTGCCATTTGGGACTTTGAAGGGAACCAGGCGTTCACCAAGCTTTTGCATGAAATTTTCAAGCCGCTTGAACGCCGTTTTGGCAATGAAATCAACACGCTTTTGAACAAATTCAGCGACCTGCTTTCGCCAGACAGCGAAACCCGCGCCGCCGAAATCAACACCTTCGACCGAGAAGTCAACGAAAAGCTTTCGCCGCTGTTCCCAAGCGTCAAAGTGGAATTCGACATTCCCATGCCGACTCTTGAAACTTTCCTCAAGAGCGCAAGCCTTAAGGTCATCGACGAAGATGACGGTTTTGAGCGCGACATTAGCCGCATGGGCGAAGGCAGCAAGCGCGCGATTCAAATGGCATTGGTGCGTTACTTGGCCGACGTCAAGAAGCACCACCACAACCATTACCTGAGCCGCACGCTGTTGCTCATTGATTCGCCGGAACTTTACCTGCACCCGCAGGCAGTGGAACTGGTACGCGTGGCGCTCAAGAATCTTTCGAACGAAGGCTACCAGGTGGTATTCGCCACCCATAGCGCCCAGATGGTTACCAGCGAAGACGTCAGCACCTCGCTACTGATTCGCAAGAACAAAGAGCGCGGCACCTTTATGCGCAAGCGAATGGAAGACGCCGTGCACCAAGTGGTGCAAGACGCTCCGAGCCAGTTGCAGATGCTCTTTAGCCTGAGTAACAGTAACGAACTATTGTTTGCGGACTACGTACTTTTGACCGAAGGCAAGACCGAATGGCGTGTGCTCCCGGCGCTCTTTGAACGCATTACCGGGCAGTCCTTCGCCCTCATTAAATGCGCGCTGGTTCGCCAGGGCGGCGTGAGCAACACCCGCAAGAGCATGCAAGTGCTCGACGCCATGGACATGCCAGTTCGCGCCATCGTGGACTTGGATTACGCGTTTACCACCGCGACCCGCGACGGATTCCTGGAGCCCAACGATCCCGACATCAAGTACTGCCGCGACCTGTTCCGCGAACTGGCCTTCCATAATCATTTGCGCCTGGTGAACGGACTCCCCGTCAACAAACACAGTAACATTAGTGCTTCTACCGCCTACGCCATGATGGCCGAAATGGAAGAAGCGCAACACCCCATTCGTAGCATTCATGCCAAGCTCCGCAACCAAGGCATTTGGGTGTGGACGCGAGGCGCCATCGAAGAGCACTTGGGTCTTGAAGCTAAGAATGAACAGGCATGGAGCAAGTTCATTGAACGCAGCAAGTCTCCGGACTTTATAAAAACACTCCCCGATTACGCAGGAATCGAGGAGTTATGTAGATGGATTATTGAAGGCAGCCACGGAAACTAG
- a CDS encoding GGDEF domain-containing protein yields the protein MPKNLINTLSKHRTVIFLIMCLCVHVFNVFLFWKFGLFPLVVLNCFSSVLYISILTIFKNENFRISFAYFEIIFFSAMTELISGGHFGTLTFVIGMVAVIFFMLPYSNRKKHIYQLIGAMFAVAISMISVFNYSLYPELMDLVLLHSSFVKIMNLIITLFTLFYLSNLYLIELKTTREKLDYNINHDMLTGLYNRRFFEGIMKRSKEEKETSYSVAMLDVDDFKKINDTYGHETGDKVLAAVSKCIESCLPQNGVAVRWGGEEFVLYLPQMDNAHALELLSNFRAKLAEQVVYYKNSKVSITATIGLSTGENIADYEEYIRQADEKLYWGKKHGKNQVVK from the coding sequence ATGCCGAAAAATCTTATCAATACGCTCTCGAAGCATAGGACCGTAATCTTCTTGATTATGTGTCTGTGCGTTCACGTTTTTAACGTGTTCCTGTTTTGGAAGTTTGGGCTTTTCCCGCTGGTGGTTCTAAACTGCTTTAGCTCTGTATTGTACATTTCAATTCTTACGATTTTCAAGAATGAAAATTTCAGGATTTCTTTTGCCTATTTCGAAATTATCTTTTTCTCTGCCATGACGGAGTTGATTTCTGGCGGTCATTTTGGTACCTTGACTTTTGTCATTGGCATGGTGGCTGTGATTTTCTTTATGCTGCCTTATTCCAACAGGAAAAAACACATATATCAGCTTATTGGAGCTATGTTTGCGGTTGCAATTAGCATGATTTCCGTTTTTAATTATTCCCTTTACCCGGAACTGATGGATTTGGTACTGCTTCACAGCTCTTTTGTGAAAATCATGAACTTGATCATTACGTTGTTTACACTGTTCTATTTGTCAAACCTTTACTTGATAGAACTTAAAACCACTCGTGAAAAGCTGGACTATAACATCAATCATGACATGCTGACCGGACTCTATAACCGCCGATTCTTTGAAGGCATCATGAAGCGTAGCAAAGAGGAAAAAGAAACCTCTTACTCAGTGGCTATGTTGGATGTGGATGACTTCAAGAAAATTAACGACACCTATGGCCATGAAACGGGCGATAAGGTCTTGGCTGCGGTGAGCAAGTGTATTGAATCTTGCCTTCCTCAGAATGGTGTGGCGGTTCGTTGGGGAGGTGAAGAATTTGTGTTGTACCTGCCTCAGATGGATAATGCCCACGCTTTGGAACTTTTGAGTAATTTCCGCGCCAAACTTGCGGAACAGGTGGTTTATTACAAGAATTCTAAAGTTTCCATTACGGCAACGATTGGCCTTAGTACAGGCGAAAATATTGCGGACTACGAGGAATATATCCGTCAGGCCGACGAAAAACTCTATTGGGGCAAGAAACACGGTAAGAACCAAGTCGTTAAATAG
- a CDS encoding POTRA domain-containing protein: MFVGLAQAQLLDMSEMSESYMVENKIHKVKVEGTVHMDDRAVLSRIGIRDGQSYSPTALTEKVQSSVTSLYKSGLFDDVTAWIDYVGDGTDVDLIFKIKELPALDTAVFEGCDEESEEDLKLKIRMIPGQVYSKSQLERDRQAILDFYRAEGYLLAEVGYRETPVDENKNMVTFLIREGEKVKVRQFDIQGNDHVPAEDIMEHMVTKLDQWWGGGEFKENIFEADRDTVLNAIRHFGYLDAELTEYSAEYLPDSTCLFYMGRMVPLGENLEVLYKQLNLALGDSATPLYKMAGKPTMQVTHFFRRHREVGEMPWVSRPKVTVKAEEDAWKMLNDIIRYENARKEFLDIVDGRKWKNPKIDSLRKVKKRSTYQEKLMVRYMIEDMFPVLNKYDNIKTSSSILIHIHMIEGRKYYMGGLHFSGNEVLNDKMLAYAYRLDSGEVFDQYKYDASRKALLDAYREDGYLFAQYEETRTFENDSIVNLSYKMTEGLPAQIHKVHIHGNTKTNEKVIRREVRLYPGDTYRQSLLERSFREIMQLNYFDMVVPDIKVVGEQDVDLDFTVQEKEAGTGQFSLGVSYSESDGVVGTASVSIPNCCMGDGQAASFSVEYGADKKSASISFQEPWFMDKPITLGASLSYSWWNMSKYDDPDITRYGGSVYLGKRLKWPDDYFYGQIGYSWLMNKQGPNIDDSYVVYTGVESALNFRLLRDDKNLPQFPTEGSRYVLDIQWADDVLFSDFNFVKTELTVKWWFPLFRDRLAIALTNQYGVIFGDQLQYRTLYTMGGVMGYEGMMRGYSSGSIGYRRLGRSYQYTGAELQLGLVPQTFYLLPFFFDAGNVFGERYNPRTKVPEPSRNPLNEWDPTSLKKDIGFGFRVIVPMLGIIGFDFAWPLDVGETYSGTQRTEVGDMQFNFVIGQGF; this comes from the coding sequence GTGTTTGTAGGGCTTGCTCAGGCCCAGCTTTTGGACATGTCCGAAATGTCCGAGAGCTATATGGTCGAAAATAAGATCCATAAGGTCAAGGTTGAAGGAACCGTCCACATGGATGACCGCGCTGTCCTTAGCCGTATCGGTATTCGCGATGGACAAAGCTATTCTCCGACGGCCCTGACCGAAAAGGTGCAGTCTTCGGTGACGTCCCTTTACAAGTCTGGCCTTTTTGACGATGTGACCGCCTGGATTGACTACGTGGGCGATGGCACCGATGTCGACCTCATTTTCAAGATTAAGGAACTCCCGGCTTTGGATACGGCTGTATTCGAAGGCTGCGACGAAGAATCCGAAGAAGATTTGAAACTCAAGATCCGTATGATTCCGGGTCAGGTTTATAGCAAGAGCCAGTTGGAACGTGACCGCCAGGCTATTTTGGACTTCTACCGCGCCGAAGGCTACCTGCTTGCCGAAGTGGGCTACCGCGAAACGCCGGTCGACGAAAACAAGAATATGGTGACCTTCCTTATCCGCGAAGGGGAGAAGGTCAAAGTCCGCCAGTTCGATATTCAGGGCAACGACCATGTGCCTGCCGAAGACATTATGGAACACATGGTCACAAAACTTGACCAGTGGTGGGGCGGTGGCGAATTCAAGGAAAACATCTTTGAAGCCGACCGCGACACGGTGTTGAATGCCATTCGTCATTTCGGTTATCTGGATGCTGAACTCACCGAATACAGCGCCGAATACCTGCCGGACTCCACCTGCTTGTTCTATATGGGCCGCATGGTTCCGCTGGGCGAAAACCTGGAAGTCCTTTACAAGCAGTTGAACCTCGCTTTGGGTGACTCCGCAACGCCGCTTTACAAGATGGCGGGTAAGCCCACCATGCAGGTGACGCACTTCTTCCGCAGACACCGCGAAGTGGGCGAAATGCCGTGGGTGTCTAGACCTAAGGTCACGGTTAAGGCCGAAGAAGATGCCTGGAAGATGTTGAACGACATTATCCGCTACGAAAATGCCCGTAAGGAATTCTTGGACATTGTCGATGGCCGCAAGTGGAAGAACCCCAAGATCGATTCTCTGCGCAAGGTCAAGAAGCGCTCTACCTATCAAGAAAAGTTGATGGTCCGCTACATGATCGAAGACATGTTCCCGGTCCTCAACAAGTACGACAATATCAAGACCTCTAGCTCAATCCTCATTCATATCCACATGATTGAAGGCCGTAAGTACTACATGGGTGGCTTGCACTTCTCGGGTAACGAAGTGCTCAACGACAAGATGCTTGCCTATGCCTACCGCCTCGACAGTGGTGAAGTCTTTGACCAGTACAAGTACGATGCTTCTCGCAAGGCTCTCTTGGATGCCTACCGCGAAGACGGCTACCTGTTTGCCCAGTACGAAGAAACCCGTACGTTCGAAAACGATTCTATTGTGAACCTGTCTTACAAGATGACCGAAGGCCTGCCGGCCCAGATTCACAAGGTGCATATCCACGGCAATACCAAGACCAACGAAAAGGTGATCCGTCGCGAAGTCCGCCTGTATCCGGGCGATACTTACCGCCAGTCCCTGTTGGAACGTAGCTTCCGTGAAATCATGCAGCTCAACTACTTCGACATGGTCGTACCCGACATCAAGGTTGTGGGCGAACAGGATGTGGACCTCGACTTTACCGTGCAAGAAAAGGAAGCCGGTACCGGCCAGTTCAGCTTGGGCGTTTCTTATAGCGAAAGCGACGGTGTCGTGGGTACGGCTAGCGTGTCTATTCCGAACTGCTGTATGGGTGACGGCCAGGCAGCATCGTTCAGCGTGGAATACGGTGCCGACAAGAAGAGTGCTTCTATCAGCTTCCAGGAACCCTGGTTCATGGACAAGCCGATTACCCTGGGTGCAAGCCTTAGCTACTCCTGGTGGAACATGTCCAAGTACGATGACCCCGACATTACCCGTTACGGTGGTTCTGTCTACTTGGGTAAGCGCCTCAAGTGGCCCGATGACTACTTCTACGGCCAGATCGGTTACAGCTGGCTCATGAACAAGCAGGGCCCGAACATTGACGACAGCTACGTGGTGTACACCGGTGTGGAATCTGCCTTGAACTTCCGCCTGTTGCGTGACGACAAGAACCTGCCGCAGTTCCCGACTGAAGGTTCTCGCTATGTGCTCGATATCCAGTGGGCAGACGATGTGCTGTTCAGTGACTTCAACTTCGTGAAGACCGAACTTACGGTGAAGTGGTGGTTCCCGCTGTTCCGCGACCGCTTGGCCATTGCTCTTACGAACCAGTACGGTGTAATCTTTGGTGACCAGTTGCAGTACCGCACGCTTTATACCATGGGTGGCGTGATGGGCTACGAAGGCATGATGCGTGGTTACAGCTCGGGCTCTATCGGTTACCGTCGCTTGGGCCGCAGCTACCAGTACACGGGTGCTGAACTGCAGCTCGGTCTTGTGCCGCAGACCTTCTACCTGTTGCCGTTCTTCTTTGATGCCGGTAACGTGTTCGGTGAACGCTACAACCCGCGTACCAAGGTGCCTGAACCCTCTAGGAACCCGCTCAATGAATGGGATCCGACGAGCCTCAAGAAGGATATCGGTTTCGGTTTCCGCGTGATTGTTCCGATGCTCGGTATTATCGGCTTCGACTTTGCATGGCCGCTTGATGTGGGCGAAACCTATAGTGGCACCCAGCGTACCGAAGTGGGCGACATGCAATTCAACTTTGTTATCGGCCAAGGATTCTAA
- a CDS encoding UDP-glucuronic acid decarboxylase family protein, whose translation MRCLVTGGAGFLGSHLCERLLNDGHEVICLDNYFTGRLMNVDHLRDNHRFELIRHDVTEPILLEVDRIFNLACPASPIHYQFNPVKTIKTSVMGAINMLGMAKRVKARILQASTSEVYGDPAVHPQTEDYWGNVNPIGIRSCYDEGKRVAETLFMDYHRQNNVDIRIVRIFNTYGPRMLMNDGRVVSNFIVQALKGEDITIYGDGSQTRSFCYVDDLIEGFIRMMNQDKIIGPVNIGNPGEFTMLELAKEVLELTSSKSKIVYKPLPGDDPKMRRPNIELAKSALGWEPTIPLRQGLEKTIVYFDKLLKDNKQ comes from the coding sequence ATGCGCTGTTTAGTAACTGGTGGGGCTGGGTTTTTAGGAAGTCACTTGTGTGAACGTCTGCTGAATGACGGTCACGAAGTCATTTGCCTTGACAACTACTTTACAGGTCGTTTGATGAATGTCGACCACTTGCGCGACAATCATCGCTTTGAACTAATCCGCCACGACGTGACAGAACCGATTCTGTTGGAAGTGGACCGCATTTTTAACTTGGCATGCCCCGCAAGCCCCATTCATTACCAGTTTAATCCGGTAAAGACCATCAAGACAAGCGTGATGGGTGCGATCAACATGCTCGGCATGGCGAAGCGAGTGAAGGCCCGCATTCTGCAGGCGTCCACAAGCGAAGTTTACGGCGATCCGGCCGTGCACCCGCAGACCGAAGACTACTGGGGAAACGTGAACCCGATTGGCATTCGCAGCTGCTACGACGAAGGCAAGCGCGTTGCTGAAACCTTGTTCATGGATTACCACCGCCAGAACAATGTGGACATTCGCATTGTACGAATCTTTAACACCTACGGCCCGCGCATGCTCATGAACGATGGCCGCGTGGTCAGTAACTTTATCGTGCAGGCTCTCAAGGGCGAAGACATCACCATTTACGGTGACGGCAGCCAGACCCGCAGTTTCTGCTATGTAGACGACTTGATCGAAGGCTTTATCCGCATGATGAACCAGGACAAGATTATTGGCCCGGTCAACATTGGAAACCCCGGCGAATTCACGATGCTCGAACTTGCCAAAGAAGTTCTTGAACTCACGAGCTCCAAGAGCAAAATCGTGTACAAGCCGCTCCCGGGTGACGACCCCAAGATGCGCCGCCCGAACATTGAACTTGCAAAGTCTGCTCTCGGCTGGGAACCGACGATTCCTCTGCGCCAGGGCCTCGAAAAGACGATTGTGTATTTCGACAAGCTTTTAAAAGACAATAAACAATAA
- a CDS encoding type III pantothenate kinase: MKKTAEKKNTISFVVDVGNSHTVIGIFKDTKVVDYWRLTTRKETTSDEVMNKVGGLLRFSKIKSEEITHVGLSTVVPALERPWIKALDSLLKKRVQVVNSKNCMGLQINYQNPSMAGADRLCNVVAMREAGFKNAIVVDMGTATTFDVMKDGAFAGGVIIPGINASLDALTEKAARLLPVTIEWPEAVVADNTDDAIRAGLLYGFLAQLEFLIGKIKTEMGCDDMPVYATGGWGKTIARRTSLIDKYDPFLTLRGIRLVALNGTATSAYGDDSRDSEEE, encoded by the coding sequence ATGAAAAAGACTGCTGAAAAGAAGAATACGATTTCCTTTGTGGTCGATGTGGGTAACTCCCACACGGTGATTGGCATTTTTAAGGATACCAAGGTTGTTGATTATTGGCGTCTGACCACCCGCAAGGAAACGACCTCTGATGAAGTGATGAATAAAGTGGGCGGCCTGTTGAGGTTCTCCAAGATTAAGTCCGAAGAGATTACCCACGTGGGACTTTCTACCGTGGTGCCCGCTTTGGAACGCCCCTGGATTAAGGCTTTAGATTCGTTGCTAAAAAAACGCGTGCAGGTGGTGAATTCCAAAAACTGCATGGGTTTGCAGATTAATTACCAGAACCCGTCTATGGCTGGTGCCGACCGTTTGTGCAATGTGGTTGCCATGCGCGAGGCTGGCTTCAAGAATGCAATTGTCGTGGATATGGGGACCGCGACCACTTTTGACGTCATGAAGGATGGCGCCTTTGCTGGTGGCGTGATTATTCCCGGCATTAACGCAAGCTTGGATGCCTTGACGGAAAAGGCCGCTCGCCTTTTGCCCGTGACGATTGAATGGCCCGAGGCTGTGGTGGCGGACAATACCGATGACGCAATCCGTGCAGGTCTTCTGTACGGATTCCTTGCTCAGTTGGAGTTCCTGATCGGAAAAATCAAAACGGAAATGGGCTGCGACGACATGCCTGTTTATGCAACCGGTGGTTGGGGAAAAACCATCGCTCGCAGAACATCCTTGATTGATAAATACGATCCGTTCTTGACTCTGCGAGGAATACGGCTAGTAGCGTTGAACGGGACAGCGACTTCTGCTTACGGCGATGACTCGCGGGACTCAGAAGAAGAATAA
- a CDS encoding Na+/H+ antiporter NhaC family protein translates to MEQQAVEAVSYFHGTFWALVPSIVAIILALITKEAYSSLFVGVLIGGLFISQGSFPGFLDAVFKNGMVKQVSDPWNVGILFFLVMLGAMVALMNKSGAAAAFGNWAQLHIKTKVGAQIATIILGILIFVDDYFNCLTVGSVMRPVTDKFKISHEKLSYLIDATAAPICIIAPVSSWAAAVTGFVEGEDGLGLFVKAIPFNFYALLTIVALFALVLLKVDFGPMRRCESAADMIAAKMEDLNIEQAKGTVLDLIFPIVALIIFCVAGLVYTGGFFSSGEAHKGFVDAFGASDASVGLVLGSFGAFVLTVIWYMGRRVLKINKCLESLSEGFKAMVPAIIILVLAWSLKGVTDTLGAKDYVAGIVSGNATALMNFMPAIIFMVAIGLAFSTGTSWGTFGILIPIVVAAFSSVDPNLMIISISACMAGAVCGDHISPISDTTIMASAGAECNHVSHVKTQLPYALCVAAISFVCYIVAGFTRSALLSLLVGIVLVVGGLLLIKKQRGFTRKDVFPQKKLSGRKSATKNSSAKKKTKTSA, encoded by the coding sequence ATGGAACAGCAGGCTGTAGAAGCGGTATCCTATTTTCATGGCACTTTTTGGGCTTTAGTTCCCTCCATTGTGGCTATTATCCTGGCTCTCATTACCAAAGAAGCCTATTCGTCGTTGTTTGTCGGTGTTCTTATCGGAGGGCTTTTCATTAGTCAGGGGAGTTTTCCCGGATTTTTGGATGCGGTGTTCAAGAACGGAATGGTCAAACAGGTGTCGGACCCGTGGAATGTGGGCATTCTGTTTTTCTTGGTGATGCTTGGCGCAATGGTTGCCCTCATGAATAAGTCGGGGGCTGCGGCGGCGTTTGGAAACTGGGCGCAGTTACATATCAAAACTAAAGTGGGTGCACAAATAGCGACGATTATTCTTGGTATTCTGATTTTTGTGGATGATTATTTCAACTGCCTTACGGTGGGCAGCGTGATGCGTCCGGTTACAGATAAATTTAAGATTAGTCATGAAAAACTTTCCTACTTGATCGATGCTACGGCGGCTCCGATTTGTATTATCGCGCCGGTGAGTTCCTGGGCTGCAGCGGTAACAGGCTTTGTCGAAGGCGAAGATGGTCTTGGTCTTTTTGTGAAGGCGATTCCGTTCAATTTCTATGCTTTACTGACGATTGTGGCGCTTTTTGCCCTTGTTCTTTTGAAGGTCGATTTTGGACCGATGAGAAGGTGCGAATCGGCGGCAGACATGATTGCGGCCAAGATGGAAGACCTGAATATTGAACAAGCCAAGGGGACTGTGCTTGACTTGATTTTCCCGATTGTGGCTTTGATTATCTTCTGCGTGGCGGGCTTGGTTTATACGGGCGGTTTCTTCTCGAGTGGCGAGGCGCACAAGGGCTTTGTCGATGCCTTTGGCGCAAGCGATGCTTCGGTCGGACTGGTTCTCGGTAGCTTTGGTGCGTTCGTTCTGACAGTGATTTGGTACATGGGTCGCCGAGTCTTGAAAATTAACAAGTGTCTGGAAAGTCTGTCCGAGGGCTTTAAGGCGATGGTCCCAGCAATCATTATCCTTGTGCTTGCCTGGAGCTTGAAGGGTGTTACCGATACGCTTGGCGCAAAGGACTATGTGGCGGGAATCGTTTCGGGAAATGCGACAGCCTTGATGAACTTTATGCCGGCCATTATATTCATGGTCGCAATCGGTCTTGCTTTCTCGACGGGAACATCTTGGGGTACGTTTGGCATCTTGATTCCGATTGTGGTGGCCGCATTCTCCAGTGTCGATCCTAATCTGATGATTATCTCGATTTCTGCTTGCATGGCGGGTGCCGTTTGCGGTGACCATATTTCACCCATTTCAGATACGACGATTATGGCAAGCGCTGGCGCCGAATGTAATCATGTGAGTCACGTGAAAACGCAGCTGCCTTATGCCTTGTGTGTGGCGGCAATCAGCTTTGTCTGCTACATTGTCGCTGGCTTTACTCGCAGTGCCTTGCTCTCCCTTTTGGTGGGAATCGTGCTGGTTGTAGGGGGATTGCTGCTTATTAAAAAGCAACGTGGATTTACCCGCAAGGACGTTTTTCCGCAAAAGAAATTGTCCGGCAGAAAATCTGCTACCAAGAATTCTTCCGCAAAAAAGAAGACTAAAACTAGCGCTTAA
- the trpS gene encoding tryptophan--tRNA ligase, with amino-acid sequence MKKISLTGIKPTGTPHLGNYLGAIRPALELSKTYDTVYFIADYHALTTVQNGAEMRANIYKIAATWLALGLNPEEGLFYKQSDIPEIFELSWALSCFTPKGFMNRAHAYKDKVAKNEAAGEDPDANVNMGLYCYPCLMDADILMFSADIVPVGKDQKQHVEFARDIAIKFNKHFGEDVFTIPEPVFQETTGIIPGLDGRKMSKSYDNVIDIFLESKALKKKIGKIVTNSQGIEEPKDPDTCNVFKLYKLFATPEQTEALAARYRAGGMGWGHAKQELQNVLEEHLGPAREKYFYLLSHTEEIDKILAYGKEKARVKSKAMMEKVRSLLGTY; translated from the coding sequence ATGAAAAAAATTTCTCTTACGGGCATCAAGCCCACCGGCACACCTCACTTGGGTAACTACCTGGGCGCCATTCGCCCGGCTCTCGAACTTTCGAAGACCTACGATACGGTCTACTTTATTGCTGACTATCATGCCCTGACAACGGTGCAGAACGGCGCCGAAATGCGCGCAAATATCTACAAGATTGCGGCGACCTGGCTTGCTCTTGGCCTGAACCCGGAAGAAGGCCTGTTCTACAAGCAGAGCGACATTCCTGAAATTTTCGAACTCAGCTGGGCTCTCAGCTGCTTTACGCCGAAGGGTTTCATGAACCGTGCCCATGCCTACAAGGATAAGGTCGCGAAGAACGAAGCCGCTGGCGAAGATCCGGATGCAAACGTGAACATGGGCCTCTATTGCTACCCGTGTCTCATGGATGCCGACATCCTCATGTTTAGCGCAGACATCGTGCCGGTCGGTAAAGACCAGAAGCAGCACGTGGAATTTGCCCGCGATATCGCCATCAAGTTCAACAAGCATTTTGGCGAAGACGTGTTCACCATTCCGGAACCCGTGTTCCAGGAAACCACGGGCATTATCCCGGGTCTCGATGGCCGCAAGATGAGCAAGTCTTACGACAACGTCATCGACATTTTCCTCGAAAGCAAGGCTCTCAAGAAGAAAATCGGCAAGATCGTGACGAACTCCCAGGGCATTGAAGAACCCAAGGATCCGGACACTTGCAACGTGTTTAAGCTGTACAAGCTGTTTGCTACGCCGGAACAGACCGAAGCTCTGGCTGCCCGCTACCGCGCTGGCGGCATGGGCTGGGGCCACGCCAAGCAGGAACTCCAGAATGTGCTCGAAGAACACCTCGGCCCTGCTCGTGAAAAGTACTTCTACCTGCTCAGCCATACCGAAGAAATCGACAAGATTCTTGCCTACGGTAAGGAAAAGGCTCGCGTTAAATCTAAAGCAATGATGGAGAAGGTCCGCTCGTTACTCGGAACGTACTAG
- a CDS encoding DMT family transporter — protein sequence MTNLWYTLLLVLTAAIWGSGFVAQIEGNAFGPFTFSCIRCFIAAGFLALIFKILDIFGKNPRRPHNREERLLHWKAGFFCGLALCTAMNLQQLGMFLGTSAGKSGFLTACYIVLVPVVRLVLGHRISAKTWACVVITTFGLYLLCIKDGFSLELSDGVSLLCALAFSIHILVIDKFVNLVDPIRVSAIQFLTIGVLTAPLMIVFDMKFPAMDFSTAAAAFINPRAVAGLCFAAFCSSGIAYTLQIVAQDKVKPTIASLTMSLESVFAVLAGWAILGEQLSAREICGCAIMMVAIVFAQIKR from the coding sequence ATGACCAATTTATGGTATACGCTTTTGCTCGTTCTGACCGCCGCCATCTGGGGGTCGGGCTTTGTAGCCCAGATTGAGGGCAACGCCTTCGGGCCGTTCACCTTTTCGTGCATTCGTTGCTTTATCGCAGCCGGATTTTTAGCCCTAATTTTCAAGATTCTCGACATTTTCGGCAAAAACCCGCGCAGGCCCCACAACCGCGAAGAGCGGCTTTTGCACTGGAAAGCCGGATTCTTTTGCGGGCTAGCCCTCTGTACCGCCATGAACTTGCAACAGCTGGGAATGTTTCTTGGCACCTCGGCCGGAAAATCGGGATTCTTGACAGCCTGCTACATTGTCCTTGTGCCCGTTGTAAGATTAGTCCTCGGCCACCGCATTTCGGCAAAGACTTGGGCATGCGTTGTCATCACGACCTTCGGACTATACCTGCTGTGCATCAAGGACGGCTTTTCGCTGGAACTTTCGGACGGCGTTTCGCTGTTATGCGCCCTCGCCTTTTCAATCCACATTCTGGTCATCGACAAGTTCGTGAACCTGGTCGACCCGATTCGTGTTTCAGCAATCCAGTTCCTCACCATCGGTGTTTTGACGGCGCCGCTCATGATTGTTTTCGATATGAAATTTCCAGCCATGGACTTTAGCACCGCGGCCGCTGCATTCATCAACCCAAGAGCGGTTGCAGGACTTTGCTTCGCCGCATTCTGTTCTAGCGGAATTGCCTACACATTGCAGATTGTCGCTCAAGATAAAGTAAAACCCACCATAGCTTCGCTTACGATGAGTTTAGAATCGGTATTTGCTGTACTTGCGGGCTGGGCAATTCTCGGGGAACAACTTTCGGCCCGCGAAATCTGCGGTTGCGCCATTATGATGGTCGCTATCGTTTTTGCACAAATTAAGCGCTAG